A genomic segment from Ramlibacter agri encodes:
- a CDS encoding MmgE/PrpD family protein, producing the protein MARNTHVPADTAAPPVTAILAKFVSGHAARGWSDAVEHEAHRTFYNWLGCAIGAAEHEAAGAAMAAVQMLEPAPQATVLGRAEKVDMASAALVNGITSHTFDFDDTHLKTIIHPAGPVASAVLALAEKNGNSGRDVIDALVLGIDVACRIGNTMYPDHYDRGWHITGSTGMLGAAAGCARLLKLDEQQTQMALGIAASQPVGLREQFGTMTKPFHPGGAARAGLMSALLASRGFTASPRALEAPRGFVQVVSDKRAWNEVTDELGSRFEISFNTYKPFACGIVIHPSIDACVQLREQGVRPEQVEKIELRVHPLVLELTGKKEPQDGLQGKFSVYHGCAAGLIFGRAGEEEFSDAVVTDPRVVELRRKVEATVDRSVREESVQVAALLKDGRRIQVNVDHAIGSLEKPLSDQQLEAKFGQLVEPVLGERKVRAITDACWSLARAADVRALTALCRP; encoded by the coding sequence TTGGCTCGCAATACCCACGTGCCCGCGGACACCGCGGCACCTCCCGTCACTGCCATCCTGGCGAAATTCGTTTCCGGCCATGCCGCGCGCGGCTGGTCCGACGCCGTCGAACACGAAGCGCACCGCACCTTCTACAACTGGCTGGGCTGCGCCATCGGCGCGGCGGAGCACGAGGCTGCCGGCGCTGCCATGGCCGCCGTGCAGATGCTGGAGCCGGCGCCGCAGGCCACCGTGCTCGGGCGGGCGGAGAAGGTCGACATGGCCAGCGCCGCGCTGGTCAACGGCATCACCTCGCACACCTTCGACTTCGACGACACGCACCTGAAGACCATCATCCACCCGGCCGGGCCGGTGGCCTCGGCGGTGCTGGCGCTGGCGGAGAAGAACGGCAACAGCGGGCGCGACGTGATCGACGCCCTGGTGCTGGGCATCGACGTCGCCTGCCGCATCGGCAACACCATGTACCCGGACCACTACGACCGCGGCTGGCACATCACCGGTTCGACCGGCATGCTGGGCGCGGCCGCGGGCTGCGCCCGCCTGTTGAAGCTGGACGAACAGCAGACGCAGATGGCGCTGGGCATCGCGGCTTCGCAGCCGGTGGGCCTGCGCGAGCAGTTCGGCACCATGACCAAGCCCTTCCACCCGGGCGGCGCCGCGCGCGCCGGCCTGATGTCCGCGCTGCTGGCCAGCCGCGGCTTCACGGCCAGCCCGCGGGCGCTGGAGGCGCCGCGCGGCTTCGTGCAGGTGGTTTCGGACAAGCGCGCCTGGAACGAGGTGACCGACGAACTGGGCTCGCGCTTCGAGATCTCGTTCAACACCTACAAGCCCTTTGCCTGCGGCATCGTCATCCACCCCAGCATCGACGCCTGCGTGCAGCTGCGCGAGCAGGGCGTGCGGCCGGAGCAGGTGGAGAAGATCGAACTGCGCGTGCACCCGCTGGTGCTGGAACTCACCGGCAAGAAGGAGCCGCAGGACGGCCTGCAGGGCAAGTTCAGCGTCTACCACGGCTGCGCCGCCGGCCTGATCTTCGGGCGCGCCGGCGAGGAGGAGTTCTCCGACGCCGTCGTCACCGACCCGCGCGTGGTGGAACTGCGCCGCAAGGTCGAAGCGACCGTGGACCGCTCGGTGCGCGAGGAGTCGGTGCAGGTCGCCGCGCTGCTGAAGGACGGCCGCCGCATCCAGGTGAACGTGGACCACGCCATCGGCTCGCTGGAGAAGCCGCTCTCCGACCAGCAGCTGGAAGCCAAGTTCGGCCAGCTGGTGGAGCCGGTGCTGGGCGAGCGCAAGGTGCGCGCCATCACCGATGCCTGCTGGTCGCTGGCCCGGGCGGCCGACGTGCGCGCGCTGACGGCGCTGTGCCGGCCTTGA
- a CDS encoding Bug family tripartite tricarboxylate transporter substrate binding protein has protein sequence MKRRQLLQAASLAAALPRFAIAQAFPTKPIRYIVPVAAGGGNDMIARVVGERWGAALGQTFVIENQSGGGGVVACQSTMRAAPDGYTLMQGYVATHGTTPATRHVSYDAIKDFTPIGMIGATPNVLAINANVPAKTVQEFIDYVKAQNGKVSYGSAGAGSLTHLTMELFKQETGVQMVHVPYRGIAPAINDVLGNQTQAMFPGLAAALPHIRSGRMRPLAVTGKQRSAQLKDVPTMEEVGFKGFDAMQWYGSVGPAGIPADVVKRLNETQVAVLKAPDMAEKLASEAVEPWPMTPDQFGQYIRSEVQRWTALAKARNIHLDE, from the coding sequence ATGAAACGCCGACAGCTTCTGCAGGCCGCGTCGCTCGCGGCCGCCTTGCCGCGGTTCGCCATCGCGCAGGCCTTCCCGACCAAGCCCATTCGCTACATCGTGCCGGTCGCGGCCGGCGGCGGCAACGACATGATCGCCCGCGTCGTCGGCGAGCGCTGGGGCGCGGCCCTGGGGCAGACCTTCGTCATCGAAAACCAGAGCGGCGGCGGCGGCGTGGTGGCCTGCCAGAGCACGATGCGCGCGGCGCCGGACGGCTACACGCTGATGCAGGGCTACGTGGCCACGCACGGCACCACGCCGGCCACGCGCCACGTGAGCTACGACGCCATCAAGGACTTCACGCCCATCGGCATGATCGGCGCCACGCCCAACGTGCTGGCGATCAATGCCAACGTGCCGGCGAAGACCGTCCAGGAATTCATCGACTACGTGAAGGCGCAGAACGGCAAGGTGAGTTACGGCTCGGCCGGCGCCGGCTCGCTGACGCACCTGACGATGGAGCTGTTCAAGCAGGAGACGGGCGTGCAGATGGTGCACGTGCCCTACCGCGGCATCGCGCCGGCCATCAACGACGTGCTGGGCAACCAGACGCAGGCCATGTTCCCCGGCCTCGCCGCGGCCTTGCCGCATATCCGCTCCGGCCGCATGCGCCCGCTGGCCGTCACCGGCAAGCAGCGCAGCGCGCAGCTGAAGGACGTGCCCACCATGGAGGAAGTCGGCTTCAAGGGCTTCGACGCCATGCAGTGGTACGGCTCGGTCGGTCCCGCCGGCATCCCGGCCGACGTGGTGAAGCGCCTGAACGAAACGCAGGTCGCGGTGCTGAAGGCCCCCGACATGGCGGAGAAGCTGGCGTCCGAAGCGGTCGAACCCTGGCCCATGACGCCCGACCAGTTCGGGCAATACATCCGTTCCGAAGTGCAGCGCTGGACCGCGCTGGCCAAGGCTCGCAACATCCATCTCGACGAATAA
- a CDS encoding LysR family transcriptional regulator: MKPSLADLRAFVTVGQLRSFAGAAKALHLSQPALSRRIANLEDQLGVRLLDRTTRSVELTALGERFLGQVRTAIDDLDRSVVSLHDVAHLEAGDVTVGCVFSAVHQFLPPVIRAFREQHPRVLVRIIEEGADEVLAVVKSGEADFALNYTGMQDPEVEFTALMKESFVLACPAAHPLARRRSVRWEELADHPYALVSQASRNRVLIDQALAEAGTLPRPVLEVQHVSTLIDLVEHGLAVGIVPQLTLPGDASAVVGVPLEEPAITRTIGLIRRRGRTLSPAAEGFARALTQAGKASGKAPRRKAV; the protein is encoded by the coding sequence ATGAAACCCTCCCTTGCCGACCTGCGCGCCTTCGTCACCGTGGGCCAGCTGCGCAGCTTTGCCGGCGCCGCCAAGGCGCTGCACCTGTCGCAGCCGGCGCTGTCGCGGCGCATCGCCAACCTCGAGGACCAGCTGGGCGTGCGCCTGCTGGATCGCACCACGCGCAGCGTGGAGCTGACGGCGCTGGGCGAGCGCTTCCTGGGCCAGGTGCGCACCGCCATCGACGACCTGGACCGCTCGGTGGTGAGCCTGCACGACGTCGCGCACCTGGAGGCCGGCGACGTGACGGTGGGCTGCGTGTTCAGCGCGGTGCACCAATTCCTGCCGCCGGTGATCCGCGCCTTCCGCGAGCAGCACCCGCGGGTGCTGGTGCGCATCATCGAAGAGGGAGCGGACGAAGTGCTGGCCGTCGTGAAGTCCGGCGAGGCGGACTTCGCGCTGAACTACACCGGCATGCAGGACCCGGAGGTGGAGTTCACGGCGCTGATGAAGGAATCCTTCGTGCTGGCCTGCCCCGCGGCGCACCCGCTGGCGCGCCGCCGCTCGGTGCGCTGGGAGGAGCTGGCGGACCACCCTTACGCGCTGGTCTCGCAGGCCAGCCGCAACCGCGTGCTGATCGACCAGGCGCTCGCCGAGGCGGGCACCCTGCCGCGGCCGGTGCTGGAAGTGCAGCACGTTTCCACGCTGATCGACCTGGTGGAGCACGGGCTGGCGGTGGGCATCGTGCCGCAGCTCACGCTGCCGGGCGACGCGTCGGCGGTGGTCGGCGTGCCGCTGGAGGAGCCGGCGATCACGCGCACCATCGGGCTGATCCGGCGCCGGGGCCGAACCTTGTCGCCCGCGGCCGAAGGCTTCGCGCGGGCCTTGACGCAGGCGGGCAAGGCCAGCGGCAAGGCGCCGCGGCGCAAGGCGGTTTAG
- a CDS encoding hemerythrin domain-containing protein, which produces MAQHDATVLLDLDHDEVIGMFEQYKAAHDGSKQQLLASKICRSLLVHMQIEEEIFYPAFIRATGDKYRLEDSLKEHKEARELIARIEADRQNARLMLELEDGILHHVNDEREKMFPEARRAKGMDLMKLADQLQARKSELMAGVPA; this is translated from the coding sequence ATGGCTCAGCACGATGCAACCGTTCTGCTGGATCTCGACCACGACGAGGTGATCGGCATGTTCGAGCAGTACAAGGCCGCGCACGACGGCAGCAAGCAGCAGCTGCTCGCTTCGAAGATCTGCCGTTCGCTGCTGGTGCACATGCAGATCGAGGAAGAGATCTTCTACCCCGCCTTCATCCGCGCGACCGGCGACAAGTACCGGCTCGAGGATTCGCTGAAGGAGCACAAGGAGGCACGCGAACTCATCGCCAGGATCGAGGCCGACCGCCAGAACGCCCGACTGATGCTGGAGCTGGAAGACGGCATCCTGCACCACGTGAACGACGAGCGCGAGAAGATGTTCCCCGAAGCGCGCCGCGCCAAGGGCATGGACCTGATGAAGCTGGCCGACCAGCTGCAGGCGCGCAAGAGCGAGCTGATGGCCGGCGTTCCGGCCTAG
- a CDS encoding DUF1203 domain-containing protein, protein MHFRIQGLPAANFLRLAGLDEHELAERGVLRRVADSFPGYPDRIALRDAQPGESLLLLNYEHQSAASPYRASHAIFVLEGERQTFDEIDVVPDVMRRRVLSLRAFDEQGMIVGAELVDGKEFEAGIELLLAQPETAYVHAHYAKFGCYAARVDRA, encoded by the coding sequence ATGCACTTCCGGATCCAGGGCCTGCCGGCCGCCAACTTCCTTCGCCTCGCCGGCCTCGACGAACACGAGCTTGCCGAACGCGGCGTGTTGCGGCGCGTGGCGGATTCCTTTCCTGGTTATCCGGATCGCATCGCCCTGCGCGATGCGCAGCCGGGTGAAAGCCTGCTGCTGTTGAACTACGAGCACCAGAGCGCGGCCAGCCCCTACCGGGCCAGCCATGCGATCTTCGTGCTCGAAGGCGAGCGGCAGACCTTCGATGAGATCGACGTCGTGCCGGATGTCATGCGCAGGCGCGTGCTGTCGCTGCGAGCGTTCGACGAGCAGGGGATGATCGTCGGCGCGGAGTTGGTGGACGGGAAGGAGTTCGAGGCGGGCATCGAGCTGCTGTTGGCGCAGCCCGAAACCGCGTACGTGCATGCGCACTACGCGAAGTTCGGGTGCTATGCAGCCCGCGTGGACCGCGCCTAG
- a CDS encoding DUF2200 domain-containing protein: MAVHRIFAMAFAKVYPLYVQKAERKGRTQEEVDRVICWLTGYDGAGLQRQIESGNDFETFFAQAPAMHPNTALIQGVVCGVRVEEIDDPLMQKIRYLDKLVDELAKGKKMESILRK; this comes from the coding sequence ATGGCCGTCCATCGCATCTTCGCCATGGCCTTCGCGAAGGTCTACCCGCTGTACGTGCAGAAGGCGGAACGCAAGGGCCGGACGCAGGAGGAAGTCGACCGGGTGATCTGCTGGCTGACCGGGTACGACGGCGCGGGGCTGCAGCGGCAGATCGAGAGCGGGAACGATTTCGAGACCTTCTTCGCGCAGGCGCCTGCGATGCATCCGAACACTGCGCTGATCCAGGGTGTGGTCTGCGGCGTGCGCGTGGAGGAAATCGACGACCCGCTGATGCAGAAGATCCGCTACCTGGACAAGCTCGTCGACGAGCTGGCGAAGGGGAAGAAGATGGAGAGCATCCTGCGGAAATAG
- a CDS encoding M20/M25/M40 family metallo-hydrolase: MLMRFTAAIAFLLAGTAHAQLTDTEQRIVAAVKQRSPAALELLEQSVRINSGTLNPEGVRAVGEIYRAELDALGFKTRWIAMPPAMKRAGHLVAVHEGGPGKRLLLLGHLDTVFEKGSSVPLWERRGDRVRGQGVNDMKGGDVIMLEALRALRSVGALDGANVEVMFTGDEERGGQPLKVARADMVEMGKRADYALSFEGNSKHDGVDTASIARRSSGGWVLKVQGKAAHSMGVFSAQSGYGAIYETARILNAFREQVIEPSLTFNPGLVFGGTNVSYAEDTATASAFGKSNVIARDSEVLGDLRYLSPEQGERARQKMRAIVTTGNLPGTSATISFSESYPPMPPTDAGRKLVEIYSKASQDAGLGRIEVLDPSMRGAGDVQFVAPYTVGIDGLGAQGRGSHTDDEDLEIASIERGAIRAALLIYRLAQAPAP; encoded by the coding sequence ATGCTCATGCGATTCACGGCCGCCATCGCCTTCCTCCTCGCCGGTACGGCGCATGCCCAGCTCACGGACACGGAACAGCGCATCGTCGCCGCCGTCAAGCAGCGCTCGCCGGCGGCGCTGGAGCTGCTGGAGCAATCGGTCCGCATCAACAGCGGCACCCTGAATCCGGAGGGCGTGCGGGCGGTCGGTGAGATCTACCGGGCCGAGCTGGATGCGCTGGGCTTCAAGACCCGCTGGATCGCCATGCCGCCGGCCATGAAGCGCGCAGGCCACCTGGTCGCCGTGCACGAAGGCGGCCCGGGCAAGCGCCTGCTGCTGCTGGGTCACCTGGACACGGTGTTCGAGAAGGGCAGCTCCGTGCCGTTGTGGGAGCGCCGGGGCGACCGCGTGCGCGGCCAGGGCGTCAACGACATGAAGGGCGGCGACGTGATCATGCTCGAGGCCCTGCGCGCGCTCAGGAGCGTGGGCGCGCTGGACGGCGCGAACGTCGAAGTCATGTTCACCGGCGACGAGGAGCGCGGCGGCCAGCCGCTGAAGGTGGCGCGCGCCGACATGGTGGAGATGGGCAAACGCGCCGACTACGCGCTGTCCTTCGAAGGCAATAGCAAGCACGACGGGGTGGACACCGCCAGCATCGCGCGCCGCTCCTCGGGTGGCTGGGTGCTGAAGGTCCAGGGCAAGGCGGCGCATTCCATGGGCGTGTTCTCGGCGCAATCGGGCTACGGCGCCATCTACGAGACGGCGCGCATCCTCAACGCCTTCCGGGAGCAGGTGATCGAGCCCAGCCTCACCTTCAACCCTGGGCTGGTGTTCGGCGGCACCAATGTCTCGTACGCCGAGGACACGGCGACCGCCAGCGCCTTCGGCAAGTCCAACGTGATCGCGCGCGACTCCGAGGTGCTGGGCGACCTGCGCTACCTGTCGCCGGAGCAGGGCGAACGCGCGCGCCAGAAGATGCGGGCCATCGTCACCACCGGCAACCTGCCGGGCACTTCGGCGACGATCAGCTTCAGCGAAAGCTATCCGCCGATGCCGCCCACGGACGCCGGGCGCAAGCTGGTGGAGATCTATTCCAAGGCCAGCCAGGACGCGGGGCTGGGCCGCATCGAAGTGCTCGACCCCTCGATGCGCGGCGCCGGCGACGTGCAGTTCGTCGCGCCGTACACCGTCGGCATCGACGGCCTCGGCGCGCAGGGCCGCGGTTCGCACACCGACGACGAGGACCTGGAAATCGCTTCGATCGAGCGCGGCGCCATCCGGGCGGCGCTGCTGATCTACCGGCTGGCGCAAGCGCCGGCGCCCTGA
- a CDS encoding porin, protein MKKTWIALGICSALAGPALAQSSVSIYGIVDVGVTKQNGGTTPLSGGNGVTGPGGDKWDVRQAYASRLGFRGTEDLGGGLRAGFNMEMRFMPDTGAMQGTQAFFGRSVVTFGGSAGELIMGRDYLPAFYVAIAADPFSYNGIAQMGQLHTFPGYSAADGTGPVQAVRNDNQISYKSPSMGGFTTQVAYSPNEGSRGTLGRAVGGNVEYRAGALYAGVGFDQTRNNGTGHDPRLLVATMAYDFGGVRPILGYGRGRSALLDDSVDVSLGLNVTAGPGVIHALAARLNPPGDNNTLVKYGLGYEYFLSKRTSLYADVASAKKQALTTTTGFDTGVTLRF, encoded by the coding sequence ATGAAGAAAACCTGGATCGCGCTGGGCATCTGTTCGGCGCTCGCCGGCCCTGCGCTGGCGCAATCGAGCGTCAGCATCTACGGCATCGTGGACGTGGGCGTCACCAAGCAGAACGGCGGCACCACGCCCTTGTCCGGCGGCAACGGCGTGACGGGCCCCGGCGGCGACAAGTGGGACGTGCGCCAGGCCTATGCCTCGCGCCTGGGTTTCCGCGGCACCGAGGACCTGGGGGGCGGCTTGCGCGCCGGCTTCAACATGGAGATGCGCTTCATGCCGGACACCGGCGCGATGCAGGGCACGCAGGCCTTCTTCGGGCGCAGCGTCGTCACCTTTGGCGGCTCGGCGGGCGAGTTGATCATGGGGCGCGACTACCTGCCGGCCTTCTACGTCGCCATCGCCGCCGACCCGTTCTCGTACAACGGCATCGCCCAGATGGGCCAGCTGCACACCTTCCCGGGCTACAGCGCGGCGGACGGCACGGGCCCGGTGCAAGCGGTGCGCAACGACAACCAGATCAGCTACAAGTCGCCGTCCATGGGCGGCTTCACGACCCAGGTCGCCTACTCGCCCAACGAAGGCAGCCGCGGCACGCTGGGCCGGGCCGTGGGCGGCAACGTGGAGTACCGCGCCGGCGCGCTGTATGCAGGCGTGGGCTTCGACCAGACCCGCAACAACGGCACGGGCCACGACCCGCGGCTGCTGGTGGCGACCATGGCCTACGACTTCGGTGGCGTGAGGCCCATCCTGGGCTACGGCCGCGGCCGCAGCGCGCTGCTGGATGACAGCGTCGACGTCAGCCTGGGCCTGAACGTGACCGCCGGCCCCGGCGTCATCCACGCCCTGGCCGCCCGGCTCAACCCGCCTGGCGACAACAACACGCTGGTGAAGTACGGCCTGGGCTACGAGTACTTCCTGAGCAAGCGCACGTCGCTGTACGCGGACGTGGCAAGCGCGAAGAAGCAGGCGCTCACGACGACGACGGGTTTCGACACCGGGGTGACCTTGCGGTTCTGA
- a CDS encoding amidohydrolase family protein: protein MDIHPHIISTDTSTYPRAPLFGNQSTWSQERPTTPEQLLQAMDDAGVAKAAIVQASTCYGFDNSYVADAVARYPERFTGVFSVDMVAADAAERIHHWVGRKLTGLRLFTSGSTIVGQAPGLADPRSFAAWDCAVGLGLPVVVQMRTQGMPELQVLLQRYPGATIIIDHMFNAPLDAGPPYAAAEPLFRLVDHPNVYLKLTSVIVRNSHKGLATPESFFRRVVSEFGASRIAWGSNFPATPGSMPELLQEARSALAWASAEDQAWIFGGTAEKLYPALRTEVNA, encoded by the coding sequence GTGGATATCCATCCACACATCATTTCCACCGACACGAGCACCTATCCCCGGGCCCCGCTCTTCGGCAACCAGTCCACCTGGTCGCAGGAGCGGCCCACCACGCCGGAGCAGCTGCTGCAGGCCATGGACGACGCCGGCGTGGCCAAGGCCGCCATCGTGCAGGCCTCCACCTGCTACGGCTTCGACAACTCCTATGTCGCCGACGCGGTGGCCCGCTACCCCGAGCGCTTCACCGGCGTGTTCTCGGTCGACATGGTGGCCGCCGACGCCGCCGAACGCATCCACCACTGGGTCGGCCGCAAGCTCACCGGCCTGCGCCTGTTCACCAGCGGCAGCACCATCGTCGGCCAGGCGCCGGGCCTGGCCGACCCGCGCTCGTTCGCCGCCTGGGACTGCGCCGTGGGCCTGGGCCTGCCGGTGGTCGTGCAAATGCGCACCCAGGGCATGCCGGAGCTGCAGGTGCTGCTGCAGCGCTATCCCGGGGCCACCATCATCATCGACCACATGTTCAACGCGCCGCTCGACGCGGGGCCGCCCTATGCCGCCGCCGAGCCGCTGTTCCGCCTGGTCGACCACCCCAACGTCTACCTCAAGCTCACCAGCGTGATCGTGCGCAACAGCCACAAGGGCCTCGCCACGCCGGAAAGCTTCTTCCGCCGCGTCGTGTCCGAGTTCGGCGCTTCGCGCATCGCCTGGGGCTCCAACTTCCCGGCCACGCCCGGCTCGATGCCCGAACTGCTGCAGGAAGCGCGCTCGGCGCTCGCCTGGGCCAGCGCCGAAGACCAGGCCTGGATCTTCGGCGGCACCGCCGAAAAACTCTACCCCGCACTGCGCACGGAGGTGAACGCATGA
- a CDS encoding phosphate ABC transporter substrate-binding protein yields the protein MMKLKTMVGDHPITLPLKRGEVAPQGVALDIADVARASSAFKRVVRGMEFDVAELAIVTFLIAKAHGKPLALLPAVVAARFQHPFLAYNAARGPLTPAGLAGKKIGIRSYSVTTGAWMRSILWHDHGVQPDAVQWITLDEPHVAEFQDPPNVTRVGGGKDMVSMLRDGEIAAAILGEGLPKEDWCQPLIADPAAAASDWQQRHGAIQINHMLVVRQSLLDQHPEAVKDVYQAFAQSRGIALAAGAAPLPFGFEANRRNLEVAIACAYEQRLIPQRYSVDELFTDVTRALA from the coding sequence ATGATGAAGCTCAAGACGATGGTCGGCGACCATCCCATCACCCTGCCGCTCAAGCGCGGCGAAGTCGCGCCGCAAGGCGTAGCCCTCGACATCGCCGATGTCGCGCGCGCCAGCAGCGCCTTCAAGCGCGTCGTGCGCGGCATGGAGTTCGACGTGGCCGAACTGGCCATCGTCACCTTCCTGATCGCCAAGGCGCACGGCAAGCCGCTGGCGCTGCTGCCCGCGGTCGTCGCGGCGCGCTTCCAGCATCCCTTCCTGGCCTACAACGCCGCGCGCGGGCCGCTCACGCCGGCAGGCCTCGCCGGCAAGAAGATCGGCATCCGCTCGTACTCGGTGACGACGGGCGCCTGGATGCGCAGCATCCTCTGGCACGACCACGGCGTGCAGCCGGACGCGGTGCAGTGGATCACGCTGGACGAGCCGCACGTGGCCGAATTCCAGGACCCGCCCAACGTCACGCGCGTCGGCGGCGGCAAGGACATGGTGTCCATGCTGCGCGACGGGGAGATAGCCGCCGCCATCCTTGGCGAAGGCCTGCCCAAGGAAGACTGGTGCCAGCCCCTGATCGCCGACCCCGCAGCCGCCGCGAGCGACTGGCAGCAGCGCCACGGCGCGATCCAGATCAACCACATGCTGGTGGTCAGGCAATCGCTGCTGGATCAACACCCGGAAGCCGTGAAGGACGTCTACCAGGCCTTCGCGCAAAGCCGCGGCATCGCGCTGGCGGCCGGCGCCGCGCCGCTGCCTTTCGGCTTCGAAGCGAACCGCCGCAACCTCGAGGTCGCCATCGCCTGCGCTTACGAGCAGCGCCTCATCCCGCAGCGCTACTCCGTCGACGAGCTCTTCACCGACGTGACCCGGGCCCTGGCCTAG
- a CDS encoding amidohydrolase family protein, whose amino-acid sequence MIIDCHGHYTTAPRQLDDYRRLQVAACDCVSRGEPYPAIADPSISDDEIRETLEKAQLRIQRERGTDLTIFSPKAVGMGHHIGDAQTSARWATVCNDLIHRICGLYPTKFAGVCQLPQSPGVAPANCIPELERCVKELGFVGCNLNPDPTGGYWKDPPLHDKWWYPLYEKMVELDVPAMIHVSGSCNPHFHATGAHYINGDTTAFMQFLTSKLFQDFPTLKFVIPHGGGAVPYHWGRYRGIAQDLGLPPLQELLLENVFFDTCVYHQPGIDLLLKVIPPENILFASETVGAVRGIDPTTGHHYDDTKRYIDAATQLSAADKAKIFEGNARRVYARLQA is encoded by the coding sequence TTGATCATCGATTGCCACGGCCACTACACCACGGCCCCGCGCCAGCTGGACGACTACCGGCGGCTGCAGGTTGCGGCCTGCGACTGCGTCTCGCGCGGCGAGCCCTACCCGGCCATCGCCGACCCCTCGATCTCGGACGACGAAATCCGCGAGACCCTGGAGAAGGCGCAGCTGCGCATCCAGCGCGAGCGCGGCACCGACCTGACGATCTTCTCGCCCAAGGCGGTGGGCATGGGCCACCACATCGGCGACGCGCAGACCAGCGCGCGCTGGGCCACCGTCTGCAACGACCTGATCCACCGCATCTGCGGCCTGTACCCGACCAAGTTCGCCGGCGTGTGCCAGCTGCCGCAAAGCCCCGGCGTGGCGCCGGCCAACTGCATCCCGGAGCTGGAGCGCTGCGTCAAGGAGCTGGGCTTCGTCGGCTGCAACCTGAACCCGGACCCCACCGGCGGCTACTGGAAGGACCCGCCGCTGCACGACAAGTGGTGGTACCCGCTGTACGAGAAAATGGTGGAGCTCGACGTGCCCGCCATGATCCACGTCAGCGGCTCGTGCAACCCGCACTTCCACGCGACCGGCGCGCACTACATCAACGGCGACACCACCGCCTTCATGCAGTTCCTCACCTCCAAGCTGTTCCAGGACTTCCCGACGCTCAAGTTCGTGATCCCGCACGGCGGCGGCGCGGTGCCCTACCACTGGGGCCGCTACCGCGGCATCGCGCAGGACCTGGGCCTGCCGCCGCTGCAGGAGCTGCTGCTGGAAAACGTGTTCTTCGACACCTGCGTGTACCACCAGCCGGGCATCGACCTGCTGCTGAAGGTGATCCCGCCGGAGAACATCCTGTTCGCCTCGGAAACCGTGGGCGCCGTGCGCGGCATCGACCCCACCACCGGGCACCACTACGACGACACCAAGCGCTACATCGACGCCGCGACGCAGCTGAGCGCCGCGGACAAGGCGAAGATCTTCGAAGGCAACGCGCGCCGCGTCTACGCGAGGCTGCAGGCATGA
- a CDS encoding RraA family protein has product MSAATPFEQAKAYGTATIYEALKIDTMVDPAIRTVWRGAKLAAPAYTVQCAPGDNLAIHVAMERAPRGSVLVVDAGGFVAGYWGEVLTVAAEAAGVVGLVIDGGVRDTEAIAAHAFPTFARGISIRGTVKASMPGTGKPVRIGGCPVATGDIVIADDDGIVVVPAARFDEALQKSQARVAKELEMMDKLRAGVSSLEQIKMTQWRDK; this is encoded by the coding sequence ATGAGCGCCGCCACGCCTTTCGAGCAGGCCAAGGCCTACGGCACCGCGACGATCTACGAAGCGCTGAAGATCGACACGATGGTCGACCCCGCCATCCGCACGGTGTGGCGCGGCGCCAAGCTCGCCGCGCCGGCCTACACGGTGCAATGCGCGCCCGGCGACAACCTGGCCATCCACGTGGCCATGGAACGGGCGCCGCGCGGCAGCGTGCTGGTGGTGGACGCCGGCGGCTTCGTCGCCGGCTACTGGGGCGAAGTGCTGACGGTGGCGGCCGAAGCGGCCGGCGTCGTCGGCCTGGTGATCGACGGCGGCGTGCGCGACACCGAAGCCATCGCCGCGCATGCCTTCCCCACCTTCGCGCGCGGCATCTCCATCCGCGGCACCGTCAAGGCCAGCATGCCCGGCACGGGCAAGCCGGTGCGCATCGGCGGCTGCCCGGTGGCCACCGGTGACATCGTGATCGCCGACGACGACGGCATCGTCGTGGTGCCTGCCGCGCGCTTCGACGAGGCGCTGCAGAAGTCGCAGGCGCGCGTGGCGAAGGAACTCGAGATGATGGACAAGCTGCGCGCCGGCGTGAGTTCACTCGAGCAAATCAAAATGACCCAGTGGCGCGACAAGTAG